CGGCTACGCCCTGCCCCACGCGGGCGCCGGAGCCGACGTCTGGACCGTCCCCGCCGACGGCACCGGCACCCCGCGGCTGCTCGCCCCCGGCGCGGACTCGCCGGCCCCGCTGGGCTGACCGGAGCACCCGCGGTGCCGCGCCGCGCACGACCAGGCCCTCCCGCACGACCGTGCCCTCCCCGCGCGACCAGGCCGTCCCCGCCCGCCCGGGCCCGTACCGAAGGACCCGCCCCGTGTACCTCACCACCATCCGCCGGACCCGTCCGGCCACCGCCCAGAGCGGCACCGCCCACCGCTGGAGAGCCGTCGGCGGCAACGTGCTCGCCCTCGGCGCCGTCAGCCTGACCACCGACGTCTCGGCCGAGATGGTCAGCGCCGTCCTGCCCCTCTACCTGGTCGCCGGCCTGCACCTCTCCCCGGCCGCCTACGGACTCCTCGACGGCCTGCACACCGGCGCCACCGTGCTGCTGCGCCTGGCCGGCGGCTTCACCGCCGACCGGATCCGCCGTCGCAAGGCCGTCGCCGCCGCCGGGTACGGCCTGTCCGCCGCCGCCCGGCTGGGCCTGCTCGCGGCCGGCGGCTCGGCCACCGCGATCGGCCTGGCGATCACCGCCGACCGGGCCGGCAAGGGCCTGCGCACCGCACCCCGCGACGCCCTGATCACCCTCTCCGCCCCGCCGCACGCCCTCGGCCGCGCCTTCGGCGTCCATCGCGCGATGGACGCGGTCGGCGCCTTCACCGGCCCCCTGGTCGCACTGGCCGTCCTCACCGTCGCCCAGCAGGCCTTCGACGCCGTCTTCCTCGCCAGCTTCTGCATCGCCTGCCTCGGCCTGGTGATCCTCGCCCTGTTCGTCCGCGACCACCGCGACCGCCGCCCGGCCGCCGACACCGTCTCCGCGCGCGACGCCGCCCGCCTGCTGCGCGACACCCGGGTGCGCCGTCTGCTCGCCGCCGCCGTCCTGCTCGGCCTGGCCACCATCGGCGACGGCTTCCTGTACCTCCTGCTGCAACGCCGCGAACAGCTCGCCGTCGGCTGGTTCCCGCTGCTCGCCGTCGGCACCGCCCTGGCCTACCTGCTGCTCGCCGGACCGCTCGGCGCCCTCGCCGACCGGATCGGCCGCCTCCCGGTGCTGCTGGCCGGCTACGGCGCGCTCGCCGCCGCGTACCTGCTGGTCGACGGTCCGCTGCACGGCCGGCCCCTGATCGTCGCCGTCCTCGCCCTGCACGGCCTGTTTTACGCCGCCACCGACGGCCTGCTGATGGCCCTCGCCACCCCCGTCCTGCCCGAGCGGCTGCGCACCACCGGACTGGCCCTGGTCCAGAGCGGCCAGGCCCTCGCCTACCTGGCCTCCTCGGTGCTGTTCGGCCTGGCCTGGCAGACCTGGGGCCCGGCCACCGCCGCCCGCGCCGCCGCCGGCGGCGTGCTGCTCGCCCTGGCCGCCACCGCCCTGCTGCTCCGCCGGGGCGGCCCGACACCTGCGTCCGACGCAAGGACCCCTTGACCAAACGGAACTTGTGCCGCGACGCCCGGACCGGAAGGCTGGGCGCATGCCAACGAACCACCGCGGCGCGGCACTTGCGCCGCCCTGTCGTCCTGCCCGGGCCGTCCCGTCCTCCGCCGCCGGGAGGCGCCGTGGCTGACCTCCCGCGCCCCGCCGCCGCGCTGGCCCAGCGGTGGCCGGGCCGCCGCGTCACGGTGACCCGGTCCGAGCGGCTGTCGCCCGGACTGCGCCGGATCGGCCTGGAGGGCGGCCCCCTGGCGGGCCGTCGGCTGAACCCCGGCGACTGCCTCAAGCTGCTGGTCGACGGACGGGCGGTCCGCGACTACACCGTCGAGACCCACGACCCGGCGGCCGGCCGGGCCGAGCTGATCGTCCACCTCCACCCGACCGGCGGGCCCGGCGCCGACTGGGCCGGACGGGCCGCCGCCGGCGACCCCGCGGTGGTCTTCGGACGCCCCGAGCGCCGCGCCATCCGAGCCACCGCCCCGACCTGGCTGCTGCTCGGCGACGCCACCGCGATCGGCGCCCTGCGCGCCCTCGCCGCCACCGCGACCCCCGCCACCCGCGTCCTCGGCGCCGTCGAGACCCGGCCCGAGGACCGCGACGCCGTCCGCGCCCTGCTCCCCGGCCTCGAACCCCTCACCGCCGAGGCCCGCCCCGGCGCCGCCGTCCACGACTGGCTCCAGGACCTCACCCCGGTCGAGGGCCCGGTGTCCGCCGTCCTGATCGGCGAGAGCCGCGCCCTGCAGACCTGGCGCTCCGCCCTGACCGGCCGGCACGGCCTGCACCGCCGCGACTGCACCACCACCCCGTACTGGACCGCCGGACGGGCCGCCGTGGCGGCCCGCTGAGCCGGAGGGCGGTACGCGGCCTCACTCGTCGACGACGCGGGCCGTCCCGTGCAGGGCCAGCCCCGCCGCCCGGACCTCGGCCAGCCCGGTGGTGAACGCCTCCTCGCGCTCCTCGGGCGGCAGGTCCGGCAGCACCCTCGGCCAGGTGCCCGGGGGGACCACGGTCACCACCACCCGGCCCCGGCCCTCCGCGGCGGCCAGCCAGGCGGGCGAGACAGGGACGGGCTCGGTCGGCTCCCACACCTGCCGGTCGCCCACCAGCACCAACCGGGTGAACGCCCGCCCGCGCACCCGCACCACGGCGGTGGTCTCCGGCGGATCGCCCGCGGCCAGGGTGAACCCGCTGTCCTGCGCGTCCTCCGCCAGCATGGCGTGCACCGAACCGTCCACCTCCAGCACCGCCTCCGCCACCGGCGGCCCCACCGGCACCCCGTGCACCACGAACGCCCACACCATCCCGGCCGACCGGCCCCGACCACCGTTCACCATGCCCGCCGACCTCATTCCGTCACAGCCGTCCCCCGCACCGCCGATTCTCCGCGCCCGACCCCGGAGCAGCCCGATGGCCGCAGTCGGGCCAGGCGGTGACGCGCGCGATGCCTCCCCGGGCCGTCGGCCACCCGATCGGGGGCGCGGGGGACTGCGCGACAGGGAGGGAAAACCCGCACCCTTCCACCTCGCGCAGTCCCTCGCGGCCCTTGTCGGACAAGCCCTACCCCGGGACGTGGCGGATGTGCGTGGTGATCCGCCCGGTTCCGTCCAGGACGTGGAAGGCGAGGGCCGGTGGATGGTCCAGGTGGACCTCCGGGTGCGACGGCCCCGGCGGTTCCCACGGCAGTCGTACGCTCGAGACCACGCCGGGGGCGACCAGCAGCGGGCGGCCCGCGAAGGTGGTGGCGGCGGCCGTGTGGGCGTGGCCGCACAGGAAGGCGGTCAGTCGGGGGTGGCGGTCCGCGAGGGCGGCCAGCCGCTCCTCGCCGAACTGCCGGATCCCGTCCACGTACGGGACGTGCAGCGGAACCGGCGGGTGGTGGAAGCCGACCAGCACCGGCACCCCCGCCGGCGTGCCGGCCAGGACGCCGTCCAGCCACTCCAGGGTCTCGTCGGCGAGGAGGCCCTCGTCCCGGCCCGGCACGGAGGAGTCGCAGAGCGCGATCACCAGGCCGTCCGCGCGGTGCACCCGGTTCACCGGCCCCTCGGACGCGGGCTCCCCCAGCAGGTGCTCCCGGAACGCGGCCCGCCGGTCGTGGTTGCCCGGGCAGACCAGCACCGGGTGCCGGGAGGCGAGTGCCGCGCGGGCCCGCCGGTACTCCGCGGGCAGCGCGTGGTCGGCGATGTCCCCGGTGACCAGGACGGCGTCCAGGTCGTGGGGGAGGCCGTCGAGGTACTCCATGACGGCGCGGGTGCGCCGCAGGCTGCGCTCCCCGTCGTCGAGGTGGACGTCACTGAGATGGGCGATCACGATCACGTGCCTCGTCCCCTCCTGTCTCCTGGTCGTCGTCGGCATGGTCGCGGTACGAAGCGGGCCCGCCGGACCGAACCTAGGCGCCGACCGGACCAGCCGTAAGATCCGGTTCCATGCCGAATTCTTGGACCGGTTCCGGCGTCGACCTGCACCTCGACCTCCAGCCGGGGCCCGACGACGGGGGCGGCGGCCGCCGGGCCGGCCTGGAGTCCGCCCTCCGCGCGGCGGTCCGCGACGGCCGGCTGCCGCCCGGTACCCGGATGCCCTCCACCCGCGGGCTGGCCCGCGAACTCGGGCTCGCCCGCGGCACCGTCACCGCCGCCTACGGCCAGCTCGCCGAGGAGGGCTACCTGCTCACCCGGACGGGCGCCGCCACGGTGGTCGCCGACCTGCCCGTGGCGGCCCGTCCGGAGCGACCGCGCGAGGCCCCTCCCGCCGCGCCCCGCCACGACCTGCGACCCGGGCTCCCCGACACCAGCGCCTTCCCCGCCCGGGCCTGGCTGGCCGCCACCCGGCGGGTGCTCGCCGCCGCCCGCCCGGAGGTGTTCGGCGCCGGCGACCCGCAGGGCCGGATCGAACTGCGGACCGCCCTCGCCGACCACCTCGGGCGGACCCGCGGCGTGATCGCCGACCCCGGCCGGATCGTCGTCACCTCCGGCTACCACCAGGGCCTGGCCCTGCTCACGGAGGTCCTGGCGGGCGAGCTCGGCGTCCGGACCGCGGCCGTGGAGGACCCCGGCCACGGGATGTTCCGCGAGAAGCTCCACCGGGCCGGGATCGCCGTCACCCCGCTGCGCGTGGACGCCCACGGCGCCCGGGTCGAGGACCTGCCGGCCGCCGCCGGGGCCGTCTTCCTCACCCCGGCGCACCAGTACCCGACCGGCGTACCGCTGCACCCCGCGCGGCGCCAGGCGCTCACCGCCTGGGCCCGGGCCGGCGGCGGCGTGATCGTGGAGGACGACTACGACGGGGAGTACCGCTACGACCGCCGGCCGGTCGGCGCGCTCCAGGGCACGGCACCCGGCCGCACGGTCTACTGCGGCACGGCCTCCAAGACCCTCGGGCCCGCCCTCCGGCTGGCGTGGCTGGTCCTGCCCCCGGACCTGGTCGGGCCCGTGGTGCGGGCCAAGCAGCGGGCCGACCTGTACTCCGAGACCCTCGGCCAGCTGGTGCTCGCCGACCTGCTCGCCACCCACGCCCACGACCGCCACGTCCGCGGCGCCCGGCTGCGCTACCGCCGCCGCCGCGCGCTGCTCGCGCAGCGCCTCGCCGACCTCCCCGGGCTGACGGTGCACGGCGTCCCGGCCGGCCTGCACACCCTCGTCACCCTCCCGGAGGGCGGCCCTTCGGAGCAGTCGCTGCTCGCCGACTGCGCCCGCCGGGGCCTCGCCCTGCGCGGTCTCACCGAGCTGCACCACGACCCGGCCGGCCGTCCCGGCGGGCTGCTGGTCGGCTACGCCGCACCCTCCGACCACCGGTTTCCGGCGGCTCTCGACGTCCTGACCACCGTCCTCGGCCACGCCCTCGGGCGGCGGCGCTGAGCCGCCCGCCCGCACCCGCGGGCGCCCCGGGCCGTCCACCGACCGGTCATCCGCCGGCTACCGGTCCGGGGACCGCACCTGATAGAAGATCAGGTGCATCATCAGGACCGGGCGGTCCCCTCACGGCCGCCGGCGACCGGGGGAGTACAGCGTGGAGCAGTTGCCGGAGGACGGCGCGACGGTCCTGATCACCGGAGCCGGCCCGGCCGGCCTGGTGCTGGGCAACCTGCTGCTGGCCGAGGGCATCGACTGCCTGATCGTCGAGCGGCAGAGCCGGGCCCACGTCGAACGGCGCGCCCGGGCCGGCTTCCTCGGCGCCCACACGGTCCGCGTGCTCACCGCGGGCGGCCTGGCCGGCGGCCTGCTCGCCGCCGGCCGGCAGCACGACACCTGCGCCTTCCGCACCGAGGACGGCGAGTTCGAGCTCGTCTACGGCGAGCGCGGCAACGGCGAGGTGCACACCGTGTACCCGCAGCAGGACCTGGTCCGCGACCTGGTCGCCGAGTTCCTCGCCCGCGGCGGCGACATCCGCTTCGACACCGAGGCGGTGGCCCTCACCGGAGTCGACGGCCACCGCCCGGAACTGCTCACCCGCACCGCGGACGGCCTCACCCGCGTCCTGAGCGGCGCCTTCGTCGCCGGCTGCGACGGCCGGCACGGCCTCGCCCGGACGGCCGTGCCCGCCACCGCCGCCCGGCGCCACCACCGCGACCACCGGGTCTCCTGGCTCGCCCTGCTGGCCGCCGCGCCGCAGAGCATGGCCGCGGTCGCGTACGCCGTCCACGAGGCCGGGTTCGCCGGGCACATGGCCCGCACCCCCGACGTCACCCGCTACTACCTCCAGGTGCCCCGCGGCACCGACCCGCAGGACTGGACGGACGAGCGGATCTGGTCCGAACTGCACCTGCGGATGCGGGCCGACCGGTACGGGCCGCTGCACGAGGGCGCCGTGCTGGAGCGCCGGGTCGTCGACATGGCCTCCGACGTCCAGGACCCGATCCAGTACGGCCGGCTGTTCCTGGTCGGCGACGCCGCCAGCCTGATCAGCCCCTCCGCCGCCAAGGGCGCCAACCTGGCGGTGATGGAGGCCGAGATCCTCGCCCGCGCGCTGACCGCCGCGGTGCGAGGCGGCGACGAGAAGCCGCTCGCCGCGTACTCCGCCGACTGCCTGCCGCGGATCTGGCGCGCCCAGGAGTTCTCGCACTGGATGATCAACCTGCTGCACGGGCCCGCCGGGGACCACGACGAGGCGGTGTTCCTGCGCGGGTTGCAGCGCGCCCGGCTGGAGAGCCTGCGGACCTCCCGGCGGCACCAGGACCACTTCGCCGAGAACTACGTGGGTATCTGACGCCACGTCATGCCCCGGGTCACCGGCTCGGGTTCCCCTCCCGGGTTCCGGCCGAGGAGCCGCCCGGCCCGCCGTCGCCTCGCACCGCACAGCCTTGCACCGCACAGCCTCGTACCGCACACCCATGCCCTAACGGGGGTTCACCATGTCCACCGTCCACGCGCCCACGGCGGCGCCCACCGACCGGTGCGACCTCGACCGCATCGAGGACGCCGTCGCCTTCATCCGCACCCACGACACCGCCGGGGTGCTCGCCGCGCTGCTGCCCGGTCTCGACCCCGCCGAGCGGGCCGGCCTGGCCGCCCACAGCGCCTTCACCCACGCCGCCGTCCTGGTCTTCCCCGAGTCCGTCGCGGGCCTCCGCGAGGAGCTGCGGGCCGGCGGGCTCGACGTCGGCCCGGTCACCCCCAGCGTGGTGGTTCGCGACCGCCTCGCCCGCCGGTACGGCCGGCCCGCCGACACCCTGGACGTCGGCATCCTCCGTGCCCCGGTCACCGCCGCCGACGGGCGCCCCTGCGAGGTCGAGATCTTCGCTCTCGCCGTACCCGCCGGCGCCGGGCAGGACGCCGTCGTCGCCGCCGAGCGGGCCCGGCAGCACGAGGCCCACCTGGCCCTGGAGGTCACCCGCCCGGACGCCGTGGTCCTCGCCGGCCTGCGCGAGACCCTGCTCACCCGCGGCCGGATGACCGCCGACGGCGGCGGCCACAACGCCCACGAGGGCTCCACGGTCCTCTACTTCCGCTGCCCGGAGGACACCGGAACCCCGTACACCCGGCTGGAGCTGAACGCCCGGGGCGCGCACCCGGGCGTCCTCGGCCGGCACCTGGGGGAGGGCACCCCGGCCCAGTCCGCCGGCCGCGGCGGTCACGACGGCGCGGACGGGCACCGGGGACCGGCCGAGCGGCTGCTCCACCTGATGACCGGAGCCTGGGCCACCCAGGCCCTGGCCGTCGCCGCCGACCTCCGCCTCGCCGACCACCTCGCCGCCGAGCCCCGGCCCGACCTCGCCCGTCTCGCCGACCTCACCGGTACCCACCGGGAGAGCCTCGGCCGCCTGCTCCGCTACCTCGCCACCCTCGGCGTGGTCACCACCGCCGACCCGGCCGACGGCTACCTGCTGACCCCGATCGGTGAGCTGCTGCGTACGGATGCAGAATCCTCACTGCACCCGCTGGCCCTGATGTACGGCGGCCCGTTCTACCGGTCCTTCGGGGAGCTCGGGCACTCCGTCCGCACCGGACGGGAGGGCTTCGACCACCTCTTCGGGGCCCACCACTTCGAGTACTTCGCCGAACGCCCGGAACTGGCCGACCTGTTCGACCGGTCGATGGCCGCGAGCTCCGCGATGTTCGGCCCGATCCCCGGCCTGGTCGACCTCTCCGCCGTCCGGACGGTGGTGGACGTGGCCGGCGGCAACGGCGAACTGCTGAGCCGGATCCTGCGTGCCGCCCCGCACCTGGAGGGCGTCCTGCTGGAGCGGCCGCACGCGGTGGAGGCCGCACGGGCGACCATGGCCAAGGCGGGCTGCGCGGACCGCTGCCGGCTGGAGGCCGGCGACTTCACCCGTGCCGTCCCGGCCGGAGGCGACCTATACCTGCTGTCGCGGGTCCTGCACGACTGGGACGACGAGCAGTGCCTGGCGATCCTGCGGCGGATCGCCGCGGCGATGCCCGAGCACGCCGAACTGCTCGTCGTGGAGCGGCTGTTGCCCCAGGACGGGCAGGACTCGCTGGCGGTGCCCTGGGACGTCCACATGCTCTGCAACGTCGGCGGCCGCGAACGCACCTCCGCCCACTACGCCGACCTCCTCGCGACGGCCGGCCTCCGGCTCACCTCGCACACCGAACTCCCGCTCGACGCAGCACTCCTGCGGGTCCGGAAGGCCTGACCGGCCGCGCGCCCCCGGGGGCGTGGGGAGCCGCGCGCTGCGGGAGGCCGCAGGTTCCCGCGCCCCCGCAGGGCGGGCGTCAGGAGGTGGCCGTGAGCCACTGCTCGTAGGTGGGGCCGGCGAGGGTGGCGTGGGGGTGGGGGAGCAGCCCGCCGTTCTCGAAGAGGCGTCCGCGGATGTGACGGCGCAGCGCCGTCGCGCTCCGCCGCACGGTCTCCGCCGGCGGGTGGGTCACCGTGCGGCGGGCCGGGTGGCGGGCTGGAGGCGGAAGGAGACGGACTCCATCAGGCCGCGCCGCCGGGTCTTCTGGACGGCGGCGATCCGCCAGTCGCCGCCCGGGCGGCGGACGACCAGGTAGGTGGCGACCTTGTCGAGCTTTCCGGGCCGGCGGCCCTTGCCGACGCCGCCGCGGGTGACCACCACGGCGGTGTCGGACCCGTGGCGGCGGAGGTCCGTGATCTCCAGGTCGAGCCGGGTGCCCTGGAGGAAACCGTCGAACAGGGCCTGGTGGGCGCGTCCGATCTCGGGGCCGCCGCGGTACACGGTGCCGACGTAGGTGACGTCGGTGGCGTCCTCGGTGAACTGCTCGCCGTAGGCGGTGCCGTCGCCGGCGTTCCAGGCCTCCTGGGAGCGCCGCAGCAGGGCGCGGATGGCGGCGAGGTCGGCGTCGTCCCCGGTGGGGTGGGTGCGGGCGGTGGTGTTCATGGTCACTTCTCCGTCTCGGGCCGGGTCGCGGGGTCGTACAGGAAGGAGATGCGCTCCATCACGTTCTGACGCCGGGTGTTGTGGAACGCGGCGATGCGCCACTGCCGGTCCTCCTGGCGGACCAGCGTGGAGGACTGGGTCTTGGTCAGCTCGGCCGGATTCCTGGGCGTGCCGGTGTAGCTGTCGCCGCGACCGGTGACCACGGCGGTGTCGGGGCCGTGGAACCTGACGCCGAGGTAGGAGTCGGCGAGCGCGGTGTCCTTGAGGAAGTCGTGGAACAGGGCTCGGTGCGCCTCGGTGGTGTCCCGCCGGCCCTGTAGTGGGTGCCCAGGTAGGTGGTGGAGGTCCGGGCACAGTCGGTTTCGCCGAGGGTGCGCACGTCCGAGGTGGCGTCGAGCCAGACGTACCCGCCGACAGCCGCCGCGGCCGGTCCCCTCCCATGATAACTTCTTTGAAGAAGCTGCTGCGTCGAAGATTTCTCTTTGTTGAGGAAGAGGTTAGGGAGTGGAGGAGTTCGTGTCAACGCCAGGGATGCGCCCCGACGCGAGCCGGGTCTACCGGCGGTACCTGAGTGCGGTGATGCTGCACGGCCATGCCGGGGCGAAGGCCTGCGAGCTCGGCGCGACCGACCTGTACGCGCTCAACATCCTCGAACTCGCGGGTGCGATGACCCCCGGCGAGCTCGCCACCCGCACCGGGCTGACCACCGGCCCGACCACCCGCCTGATCGACCGGCTGGAGCAGGCCGGGTACGTGCGGCGCGCCCCCGTGCCCGGTGACCGGCGCAAGGTCGTCGTCGAGCCGGTCGGCCGGCCCGCCGGGCTCGACGAGGTGATGGCCCCCGCCCGCCGCCGGATCGGCGAGATCATGGGCGGCTACTCCCCAGAGCAACTCGACGTGCTGTTCGACTACTTCGCCCGGGCCACCGTCGCCTACCAGGAGGCCGCCGAGGAATTCCGCACGCCCGGGGAGGGGTGAGGCCACCGGAGGATCCATCCGTCACCGTGCGCCCACCGTAAGGCTGTTGGCCGGCCCGGCCCTGCGGGATACTTCGTGCATGGACGGAACGAGGGCTGCCTGGGTCAACACCACCCACGACTGGGCCACGGCCGTGGACGCGGAGCACCTCGCCGCGATCCGCCGGGCGCCGGCCGAGTTCGCCCCCGGCGGGCCGGAGCACCTCCTCCTGGAGGTGGTGGCGTACGCGGCGGACGAGGCGGCGAGCCAGGGCGGGGGACGGTGCGTCGTCACCCTGTACGCCGACGGCTCGGTGGCGGTGGAGGATGACGGCCGGGGCACCGACACGCGCCTCGACGAGCACGGCCGGGCGGTCAGGAAGCCGGTCATGGCCTCCAAGGACCTGCGGTTCTTCGATCACCCGGGGGCGGATGCGCTGCCGGACGGGCACCCCCGCCGGGGCGTGTCCGTCGTCGCGGCGCTCAGCGCGTGGCTGATCCACACCAACCGCCGCCGCAACGGCGCCTGGACCCAGCGCTACGAGCACGGGATCCCGGTGACCGGCCTCGACCCGGTGGAGGCGGACGGTGCCACCGGGACGCGGGTGCACTTCCTCCCGGACGGCTCGCTGTCCGCCCGGCAGCCGCTGGACGCGGACCGGTGGAGCCGGTGGGCGGCCCACTGGCCCGTCCTGGATCTCCGCCTCGACGACCGCCGAACCGGGACCGACCGCCGGTAGCAGCCTCAGCGGCCGGCGTGGCCCGTACGGTCGGCGCGGATGGTGCGGACCAGGTCGGCCGCGGCCTCCGGCCAGCTCGGGTGGGTGAAGGCGAAGCCCTCGGCGAGCAGGCGGCCCGGGGTGACCCGGCGGCTCTTGAGCAGCAGTTCGGTGTCCGACCGCAGCGCGAAGGCGCCGATCTCCGCCATCCACCGGGTGGCGGGCAGCCCGATCGGGATGCCCCAGGCGGTCCGGACCCCGCGCATGAACTCCCGGTAGGTGACCGGGTGGGGCGCGGCGAGGTTCACCGGCCCGGCGACGTCCTCGCGGGCGATCAGGAACTCCACCGCCCTGACCAGGTCGGTGTCGTGGATCCAGGAGACGTACTGCCCACCGCCGGCGACCGGTCCGCCGAGGCCGAGGCGGGCCAGCCGCAGCAGCATCTCGAAGGCGCCGCCGCGTTCGGGGCTCATCACCATCGAGGTGCGCAGGGCGACCTTGCGGGTGCCGGGGGTGGCGGCCTGCCGCTGGGTGCGCTCCCAGGCCTTGGCGATCTCCACGCTGGTGGACCAGTATGCGGGGACGCCCGGTTCGGTGCCGCCGATCCGGCCGGTGGCCTCGTCGTTGGGGGCGTCGAAGCGGTGGGCGTACACGGTGGCGGTGCTCATCTGCAGCCAGAGCCGGGGCGGCCGGGCCGCGGCGGCGATTGCCTCGCCGACCACCCGGGTGGACTCCACACGGGAGTCCATCATCTCGCGCAGGTTGGCCGGGGTGTAGCGGCAGTCGACGGTCCGGCCGGCCAGGTTGATCATCACGTCGCTGCCGTCCACGGCCTCGGCCCAGTCGCCGAGGGTCCGGCCGTCCCACCGGAGTTCACCGGGCCGGGTCGGCCGGCGGGTGAGGACGGTGACCTCGTGGCCGGCGTCGGTCAGGGCACGGTTCAGGATGACGCCGAGGTGTCCGGTGCCGCCCGGGATGACGATTCTCATGGCTCCCCCATCGGTCGGGACGAGCCTAACAGTAGATATGAACGTGTTCAAAACCGCGGGCGGAGACCCCTCGGGTGCCCTCAGAGCCAGTCGTTGCGGCGGAACGCCCGGACCACGAGGGCTCCGATCCCCACCGACAGCAGCAGCGCCGCCGGATAGCCGAAGGCCAGGCGCAGCTCCGGCATCACGTCGAAGTTCATCCCGTACAGGCAGAACACGATGGTGGGCACCGCGAGCGCCGCGGCGCCGACGCTCATCCGGCGCATGTCGGCGTTCTGCTGGACGGTCAGCCGGCTGACGCTCGCCGCCAGGATCCCGGTGACCAGCTCGTCGAAGGCGGCCAGCCGCTCGACGGCCAGCGCGTGCCGGTGCAGGACCTCCCGCAGGTACGGCGCCAGCTCGGCGGGCAGGTCCGGCAGGGTGCCGTCGGTCAGTCGGCGCAGCGGGGAGCCCAGCGGCAGCACGGCCCGCCGGAACTCCAGCAGTTCGCGTTTCAGCTGGTAGAACCGCTGGGCGTCGTCGGTCCGCTCGGGGGAGAACACGGCGCTCTCCAGCTCCTCCACGTCCCGGTCGAAGGCGTCGGCGACCGCCAGGTGACCGGCCACCACGGCGTGGGCCACCGCGTGCAGCACGGCCGCCGGGC
The window above is part of the Kitasatospora sp. HUAS MG31 genome. Proteins encoded here:
- a CDS encoding MFS transporter, producing the protein MYLTTIRRTRPATAQSGTAHRWRAVGGNVLALGAVSLTTDVSAEMVSAVLPLYLVAGLHLSPAAYGLLDGLHTGATVLLRLAGGFTADRIRRRKAVAAAGYGLSAAARLGLLAAGGSATAIGLAITADRAGKGLRTAPRDALITLSAPPHALGRAFGVHRAMDAVGAFTGPLVALAVLTVAQQAFDAVFLASFCIACLGLVILALFVRDHRDRRPAADTVSARDAARLLRDTRVRRLLAAAVLLGLATIGDGFLYLLLQRREQLAVGWFPLLAVGTALAYLLLAGPLGALADRIGRLPVLLAGYGALAAAYLLVDGPLHGRPLIVAVLALHGLFYAATDGLLMALATPVLPERLRTTGLALVQSGQALAYLASSVLFGLAWQTWGPATAARAAAGGVLLALAATALLLRRGGPTPASDARTP
- a CDS encoding siderophore-interacting protein produces the protein MADLPRPAAALAQRWPGRRVTVTRSERLSPGLRRIGLEGGPLAGRRLNPGDCLKLLVDGRAVRDYTVETHDPAAGRAELIVHLHPTGGPGADWAGRAAAGDPAVVFGRPERRAIRATAPTWLLLGDATAIGALRALAATATPATRVLGAVETRPEDRDAVRALLPGLEPLTAEARPGAAVHDWLQDLTPVEGPVSAVLIGESRALQTWRSALTGRHGLHRRDCTTTPYWTAGRAAVAAR
- a CDS encoding metallophosphoesterase → MIVIAHLSDVHLDDGERSLRRTRAVMEYLDGLPHDLDAVLVTGDIADHALPAEYRRARAALASRHPVLVCPGNHDRRAAFREHLLGEPASEGPVNRVHRADGLVIALCDSSVPGRDEGLLADETLEWLDGVLAGTPAGVPVLVGFHHPPVPLHVPYVDGIRQFGEERLAALADRHPRLTAFLCGHAHTAAATTFAGRPLLVAPGVVSSVRLPWEPPGPSHPEVHLDHPPALAFHVLDGTGRITTHIRHVPG
- a CDS encoding PLP-dependent aminotransferase family protein, which encodes MPNSWTGSGVDLHLDLQPGPDDGGGGRRAGLESALRAAVRDGRLPPGTRMPSTRGLARELGLARGTVTAAYGQLAEEGYLLTRTGAATVVADLPVAARPERPREAPPAAPRHDLRPGLPDTSAFPARAWLAATRRVLAAARPEVFGAGDPQGRIELRTALADHLGRTRGVIADPGRIVVTSGYHQGLALLTEVLAGELGVRTAAVEDPGHGMFREKLHRAGIAVTPLRVDAHGARVEDLPAAAGAVFLTPAHQYPTGVPLHPARRQALTAWARAGGGVIVEDDYDGEYRYDRRPVGALQGTAPGRTVYCGTASKTLGPALRLAWLVLPPDLVGPVVRAKQRADLYSETLGQLVLADLLATHAHDRHVRGARLRYRRRRALLAQRLADLPGLTVHGVPAGLHTLVTLPEGGPSEQSLLADCARRGLALRGLTELHHDPAGRPGGLLVGYAAPSDHRFPAALDVLTTVLGHALGRRR
- a CDS encoding 4-hydroxybenzoate 3-monooxygenase, which encodes MEQLPEDGATVLITGAGPAGLVLGNLLLAEGIDCLIVERQSRAHVERRARAGFLGAHTVRVLTAGGLAGGLLAAGRQHDTCAFRTEDGEFELVYGERGNGEVHTVYPQQDLVRDLVAEFLARGGDIRFDTEAVALTGVDGHRPELLTRTADGLTRVLSGAFVAGCDGRHGLARTAVPATAARRHHRDHRVSWLALLAAAPQSMAAVAYAVHEAGFAGHMARTPDVTRYYLQVPRGTDPQDWTDERIWSELHLRMRADRYGPLHEGAVLERRVVDMASDVQDPIQYGRLFLVGDAASLISPSAAKGANLAVMEAEILARALTAAVRGGDEKPLAAYSADCLPRIWRAQEFSHWMINLLHGPAGDHDEAVFLRGLQRARLESLRTSRRHQDHFAENYVGI
- a CDS encoding methyltransferase is translated as MSTVHAPTAAPTDRCDLDRIEDAVAFIRTHDTAGVLAALLPGLDPAERAGLAAHSAFTHAAVLVFPESVAGLREELRAGGLDVGPVTPSVVVRDRLARRYGRPADTLDVGILRAPVTAADGRPCEVEIFALAVPAGAGQDAVVAAERARQHEAHLALEVTRPDAVVLAGLRETLLTRGRMTADGGGHNAHEGSTVLYFRCPEDTGTPYTRLELNARGAHPGVLGRHLGEGTPAQSAGRGGHDGADGHRGPAERLLHLMTGAWATQALAVAADLRLADHLAAEPRPDLARLADLTGTHRESLGRLLRYLATLGVVTTADPADGYLLTPIGELLRTDAESSLHPLALMYGGPFYRSFGELGHSVRTGREGFDHLFGAHHFEYFAERPELADLFDRSMAASSAMFGPIPGLVDLSAVRTVVDVAGGNGELLSRILRAAPHLEGVLLERPHAVEAARATMAKAGCADRCRLEAGDFTRAVPAGGDLYLLSRVLHDWDDEQCLAILRRIAAAMPEHAELLVVERLLPQDGQDSLAVPWDVHMLCNVGGRERTSAHYADLLATAGLRLTSHTELPLDAALLRVRKA
- a CDS encoding SgcJ/EcaC family oxidoreductase: MNTTARTHPTGDDADLAAIRALLRRSQEAWNAGDGTAYGEQFTEDATDVTYVGTVYRGGPEIGRAHQALFDGFLQGTRLDLEITDLRRHGSDTAVVVTRGGVGKGRRPGKLDKVATYLVVRRPGGDWRIAAVQKTRRRGLMESVSFRLQPATRPAAR
- a CDS encoding SgcJ/EcaC family oxidoreductase, which gives rise to MFDAAASSKKLSWEGTGRGGCRRVRLARRHLGRAHPRRNRLCPDLHHLPGHPLQGRRDTTEAHRALFHDFLKDTALADSYLGVRFHGPDTAVVTGRGDSYTGTPRNPAELTKTQSSTLVRQEDRQWRIAAFHNTRRQNVMERISFLYDPATRPETEK
- a CDS encoding MarR family winged helix-turn-helix transcriptional regulator, which translates into the protein MSTPGMRPDASRVYRRYLSAVMLHGHAGAKACELGATDLYALNILELAGAMTPGELATRTGLTTGPTTRLIDRLEQAGYVRRAPVPGDRRKVVVEPVGRPAGLDEVMAPARRRIGEIMGGYSPEQLDVLFDYFARATVAYQEAAEEFRTPGEG